Proteins encoded by one window of Colletes latitarsis isolate SP2378_abdomen chromosome 5, iyColLati1, whole genome shotgun sequence:
- the Sif gene encoding guanine nucleotide exchange factor still life isoform X3 produces the protein MGNKLSCSCAPLIRKTYRYEDSPWQTGVRGGMSSSGGRRGDTGHLLRCGSLRERKRLWAEVFHVSGGAGTVKWQQVSEDLVPVNITCIQDSPECVFHITAYNSQVDKILDVRLVQPGTRIGQASECFVYWKDTMTNDTWGLNFTSPIDAKQFRECCSPSFKISRKASSSYSLKLEPPNKQKIKTRRKPLSTPASPSRSREPQCTCMTPEQFARLRSQEARFRGFCDTSTLPRTMARSTEMEMTPGRDEITAATSSASLYDNVNNTAATPGKTPKATGGESTKQKEKQNETCQTTPKTANVGIETVTVGSQIDSPEEKGGSTVSPKKPQKQSQDTSTQQNGTEMLKSEGTQAGGTLQNKSLRKEQLHHTKSADYTDLEMQNGNIFNIANNNHGARKSKSKSTDDMRIENAQNGGISLDSNTLKRMLKPMSSIDSPVTSPEMTRKRNSHHSYHYHPSNNNQKYVIQETENENYAHPYRSPYSNKFQASRSVHDMGRQYTGDRGRTYLDSERNRCTGDMSPPSDNVIFDNQCYATTPSSSNGNSDMEQPTHCNSRRCNGGQTYQQQSMQSVSTPGSPTSRLLLEYEMHLRNTLAKGMDAESYSLRTFEALLTQSLENLEFAENIPLNVQRTPHVSRRRPISNKSSTLPLSYRYCNERQNSKDRDGYYSDRNEMIREKREREADRDRGYLSDYNSRCASCIGESARAQWFRHSDGWQSVSSTLGSDASSSINPSYSGHKREGPWDSLPSLRHDSSLNDSGYKSNRTDSLEQRDGRYGIVQQASLESTDSRLCYLTSSEMSDDDRMSLTTAVSDDDDGESVINSPYRGKETGTAAASFNCTGAIRKAGFLSVKKWLLRKKHQIELARKRGWKGYWVSLKGTTLLFYPCDSQESRSMEAAPKHLIIVDGAIMQPIPEHPKRDYIFCLSTAFGDAYLFQAPCQVELENWVNSIHSACAAAFARHRGKTGTLHLLQEEIFRLEKAIESDHKLKHMADLQQSVVSDVETKQQINNQIVQWEENLERLHCEQFRLRCYMASLQSGELPNPKSLLTHVSRATKQTLNKLGVFTVSSFHAFICARSPSLLNNLLAGRGATKRRPPLLSRSNSGSSRRSLQISSRDDEKPVKVYVPENQLVSVFLRDAMTVEEFLASACNRKNLNPMEHFVRVKKRRDMEDHNYFVPHRTDLIETYSNTHEVVEVCAKILYQVELQRNTLEQMWGFSVEAELIENSDRQDELCCYVSRVEDKSVAMQNGIIKGDEIMVINGAIVSDLDMMYLESVLQEEIGLCMMMRSSRTEPPDLTGIMRVTDDIIESLVCPPPPSDPPVISEEMISGLIVPAPGWSKESIAQECASASHIENGKQTSRTNSFEIENLLKTAEQVTGICRSPGETRKSSPTGSVVSSHSQALTPSRQLSDAEKLKKVILELIETERTYVKNLNNLLENYLEPLKRETFLSNAEINALFGNIQEIVTFQRQFLQNLDHAIEMEADFNNFDHPSQFKGVLFSIGSAFLYYVNHFKLYSSFCASHSKAQKVLHPNEGNQALQEFLQARNPRQQHSSTLESYLIKPIQRILKYPLLLQQLRNLTDERSEEHVHLIEALKGMEKVAEHINEMQRIHEEYGAIFDHLFRQHQKSCKQPIDLSPGDLLYYGGVEWLNISDFLGKIKKGLELHAMCFVFKSAVVFLCKERLRQKKKLMGVSTKANSSEVEIIRYQVLIPVTEVQVRASSAKDMESHFLWELIHLRSQLQRRSEKVYVLSNSTTEFRNAFLRTIRQIIRESVRNMSIPSTKQNLNQTPMTISPRMSTGHVDKFEKQSIGQGQNGGNNGTATVTGSLSKKLVKPQPLSTSHNVKRKYSQSKQTMEHESSEDKEMEEPGAINQQQTIFRSRSKTISDTSGEVKLEMDSGTKSEGEEDSQAFLGEKKANLGRTPNHLTLSTTSTISAGSTGSQARLIQSSHQPENYQPITVKELGSPIWKPRELSSFGEATTLPRKGKSASEFGDISSSHSASRKSLIEINNCAQQSNYNNNI, from the exons ATGGGCAATAAGCTGTCTTGCAGTTGTGCTCCCCTTATCAGAAAGACGTATCGGTACGAAGATTCCCCATGGCAGACAGGGGTTAGGGGCGGAATGAGCAGCAGCGGAGGTCGCAGGGGTGATACTGGCCACTTGCTCAGGTGCGGAAGCTTAAGAGAAAGGAAGAG GTTGTGGGCCGAAGTGTTCCATGTGAGTGGAGGGGCAGGGACTGTAAAATGGCAACAGGTATCGGAAGATTTAGTTCCTGTAAATATCACTTGTATCCAAGATTCGCCGGAATGCGTCTTCCATattactgcgtacaatagtcaGGTGGACAAAATTCTCGACGTGCGATTGGTTCAACCAG GAACACGTATCGGACAAGCGTCGGAATGCTTTGTTTATTGGAAAGATACGATGACTAACGATACATGGGGATTGAATTTCACTTCTCCGATAGATGCTAAACAATTCAGAGAATGTTGC TCACCGTCGTTCAAGATTTCAAGGAAAGCGTCCTCTTCTTACTCATTGAAGCTCGAACCACCGAACAAGCAGAAGATCAAAACACGGAGAAAGCCTCTATCGACGCCGGCATCGCCGAGCAGATCCAGAGAGCCACAATGCACTTGTATGACCCCAGAACAATTTGCCAGACTTCGAAGTCAAGAGGCTAGATTCCGCGGCTTCTGCG ACACTTCTACGCTTCCACGAACCATGGCACGATCCACGGAAATGGAAATGACACCGGGCCGCGACGAAATAACGGCAGCAACGTCCAGCGCGTCTCTTTACGATAACGTGAACAATACGGCCGCAACACCGGGGAAAACGCCGAAAGCTACCGGCGGCGAATCGACCAAGCAGAAGGAGAAACAGAATGAAACGTGCCAGACTACACCAAAGACGGCAAACGTTGGCATTGAAACTGTTACCGTTGGCTCGCAG ATTGATAGCCCGGAGGAGAAAGGAGGTAGTACAGTCTCGCCGAAAAAGCCTCAGAAACAAAGTCAAGATACGTCTACTCAGCAAAATGGCACGGAAATGCTAAAGTCGGAAGGCACGCAAGCTGGCGGTACCTTGCAAAACAAATCTCTCCGGAAGGAACAATTGCACCATACAAAGTCTGCCGATTACACGGATCTGGAAATGCAAAACGGCAATATCTTCAATATAGCGAATAACAACCACGGCGCAAGAAAATCGAAAAGCAAGAGCACAGACGACATGAGGATCGAGAATGCGCAAAACGGTGGTATCAGTCTAGACTCGAATACTCTAAAGAGAATGTTAAAGCCTATGTCGAGTATCGATAGTCCTGTTACGTCACCAGAGATGACCAGAAAGAGGAACAGTCACCACAGTTACCATTATCATCCGAGCAATAATAACCAGAAGTATGTTATACAAGAAACTGAGAATGAAAACTATGCGCATCCGTATCGAAGTCCGTACAGTAACAAATTCCAGGCTTCTAGAAGCGTGCACGACATGGGACGTCAGTATACTG GCGACAGAGGCAGGACCTATTTAGATTCGGAACGTAATCGGTGCACAGGTGACATGTCGCCGCCGTCGGATAATGTCATCTTCGATAATCAGTGTTACGCGACCACGCCAAGTTCGTCGAATGGTAACTCGGACATGGAACAACCGACACACTGTAATTCCCGACGTTGTAACGGCGGCCAGACATATCAACAACAAAGCATGCAATCCGTTTCAACGCCTGGCAGTCCAACTAGCAGACTCCTTCTCGAGTACGAGATGCATTTAAGGAACACGTTGGCCAAGGGTATGGATGCCGAAAGTTACAGTTTACGAACATTCGAGGCATTGCTCACGCAAAGTCTCGAAAACTTGG AGTTTGCGGAAAATATACCACTAAACGTACAGCGAACGCCTCACGTTTCACGAAGAC GCCCCATTTCTAACAAATCATCGACGTTGCCTCTGTCTTATCGTTATTGCAACGAAAGACAAAATAGTAAAGATAGAGATGGCTACTATAGCGATCGCAACGAAATGATACGagaaaaaagagagagagaggccgATCGAGATCGTGGATATCTTAGCGATTATAATTCgag GTGTGCCAGCTGCATCGGAGAATCGGCACGTGCTCAGTGGTTTCGGCATTCGGACGGATGGCAATCGGTCAGTTCGACTCTCGGCTCTGATGCTTCCAGTTCGATAAATCCAAGTTACTCGGGACATAAACGCGAGGGCCCATGGGATTCTCTTCCATCGTTGAGGCATGACAGCAGCCTTAACGATAGCGGATATAAATCCAATCGAACAGATTCTCTAGAACAAAG GGACGGTAGATACGGAATCGTTCAACAAGCTTCTTTGGAGAGCACAGACTCGAGACTTTGCTACTTGACATCCTCGGAG ATGTCGGACGACGACAGAATGTCCCTAACTACTGCTGTAAGCGACGACGACGATGGCGAAAGCGTGATAAACTCGCCGTATCGAGGAAAAGAGACCGGCACGGCTGCAGCTTCGTTCAATTGTACGGGTGCGATTCGAAAGGCTGG ATTTCTTAGCGTGAAAAAATGGCTGTTACGGAAGAAACATCAGATCGAGCTTGCGAGGAAAAGGGGATGGAAAGGTTATTGGGTATCTTTGAAAGGGACCACGCTTCTCTTTTATCCTTGTGATTCGCAAGAAAGCAGATCCATGGAAGCGGCGCCGAAGCATCTAATCATAGTCGATGGCGCGATCATGCAACCAATTCCTGAACATCCGAAAAGGGATTATATATTTTGTCTGAGCACCGCATTCGGTGATGCTTACTTGTTCCAA GCGCCGTGTCAGGTGGAACTGGAGAATTGGGTAAACAGCATACATTCGGCTTGCGCAGCTGCGTTTGCGCGTCACCGCGGCAAAACCGGGACTCTTCACTTGTTACAGGAAGAGATATTTCGGTTAGAAAAGGCAATAGAATCG GATCACAAATTAAAGCATATGGCTGATCTTCAGCAATCTGTCGTTTCCGACGTGGAAACGAAACAGCAAATCAACAATCAAATCGTACAGTGGGAAGAGAATCTGGAACGTCTTCACTGCGAGCAATTTCGTCTAAGGTGTTATATGGCTAGTTTACAAAGCGGCGAGTTACCTAATCCTAAA AGTTTATTGACGCACGTATCACGTGCCACGAAGCaaacattaaataaattagGAGTCTTTACGGTGTCGTCGTTTCACGCTTTTATATGTGCGCGGAGCCCCTCGTTGCTGAACAACCTGCTGGCAGGTCGTGGAGCTACGAAAAGAAGGCCACCGTTGCTCTCGAGATCCAATAGCGGATCCAGCAGAAGATCCCTTCAAATTTCATCGAGAGACGATGAGAAACCTGTCAAAGTATATGTACCGGAAAATCAG CTGGTGTCTGTATTTTTACGCGACGCTATGACGGTCGAAGAATTTCTGGCAAGTGCTTGCAACCGGAAAAATCTCAATCCTATGGAACATTTCGTTCGCGTGAAAAAGCGTCGCGACATGGAAGATCACAATTATTTCGTACCACATAGGACCGACCTGATAGAAACTTAT TCAAATACGCACGAGGTTGTTGAAGTTTGCGCAAAAATCTTGTATCAAGTAGAATTACAAAGAAATACTCTAGAACAAATGTGGGGCTTTTCGGTGGAAGCAGAGTTAATTGAAAATTCCGATAGACAAGACGAGTTGTGTTGTTACGTTAGCAGAGTCGAGGATAAAAGCGTGGCGATGCAAAACG gAATCATTAAAGGCGACGAAATCATGGTGATCAACGGTGCTATTGTAAGCGACCTAGATATGATGTATCTAGAAAGTGTACTGCAAGAAGAAATCGGTCTCTGTATGATGATGAGATCGTCTCGAACCGAACCACCGGATCTTACGGGTATAATGAGGGTTACCGATGATATCATCGAGAGCTTGGTTTGCCCGCCACCTCCTTCCGATCCACCGGTTATAAGCGAAGAAATGATATCCGGTCTGATTGTCCCAGCTCCTGGTTGGA GCAAGGAAAGCATTGCACAGGAGTGTGCGTCAGCTTCTCACATAGAAAACGGTAAACAAACGTCACGCACGAATTCgttcgaaattgaaaatttgctaAAAACCGCCGAACAAGTGACGGGCATCTGTCGATCGCCTGGTGAAACGAGAAAATCCAGTCCTACCGGAAGCGTCGTTAGTTCTCATTCGCAAGCGTTGACGCCAAGCCGGCAGCTAAGCGACGCGGAAAAACTGAAAAAGGTCATTCTAGAATTGATCGAGACTGAACGAACTTACGTAAAG AATTTAAACAATTTGTTGGAGAATTATTTGGAGCCCCTTAAACGCGAGACTTTCCTATCTAATGCAGAGATAAATGCATTGTTTGGAAATATTCAAGAAATTGTTACCTTTCAACGACAATTTTTACAAAATCTTGACCACGCGATCGAGATGGAGGCTGATTTCAATAATTTCGATCATCCGAGTCAGTTTAAG GGTGTCCTGTTTTCCATTGGAAGTGCCTTCTTGTATTACGTAAATCACTTCAAGCTGTACAGCTCGTTTTGTGCCAGTCACTCCAAGGCACAAAAGGTGTTACATCCGA ACGAAGGAAATCAAGCTTTACAAGAGTTCCTGCAAGCAAGAAATCCAAGGCAGCAACACTCGTCGACTTTAGAGTCGTACTTGATAAAACCTATTCAAAGAATACTCAAGTATCCGCTGCTTCTACAGCAACTTCGTAATCTCACGGACGAACGAAGCGAAGAACACGTACACTTGATCG AGGCGTTGAAAGGCATGGAAAAAGTAGCAGAACACATAAATGAAATGCAAAGAATTCACGAAGAATACGGAGCTATTTTCGATCACTTGTTTAGACAACATCAAAAGTCCTGCAAGCAG CCAATCGACTTGAGCCCAGGAGATCTTCTCTATTACGGAGGCGTCGAGTGGCTTAATATTTCGGATTTTCTtggtaaaataaaaaaaggacTAGAGTTGCACGCAATGTGCTTTGTTTTCAAGTCTGCTGTCGTCTTTTTGTGCAAGGAAAGATTGAGGCAAAAGAAGAAACTAATG GGAGTTTCAACGAAAGCAAATTCCAGCGAGGTAGAAATAATTCGTTACCAAGTATTGATTCCCGTGACGGAAGTTCAAGTCCGGGCTAGTTCCGCCAAAGACATGGAATCTCATTTCTTATGGGAATTGATTCACTTGAGAAGTCAATTGCAAAGAAGATCGGAGAAAGTATACGTGCTGTCTAATAG CACGACAGAATTTCGAAACGCGTTCCTGAGGACTATTCGTCAGATAATTCGAGAATCAGTGCGAAATATGAGTATACCGTCGACGAAACAGAATCTTAACCAAACTCCGATGACAATTTCTCCACGAATGTCGACCGGGCACGTGGACAAATTCGAAAAACAGTCAATCGGTCAAGGACAAAATGGCGGCAATAATGGAACGGCAACTGTTACCGGATCACTGTCGAAAAAGTTGGTGAAACCACAACCGTTATCGACTTCGCATAACGTAAAACGAAAATATAGTCAATCGAAACAAACGATGGAGCACGAGAGTTCCGAAGACAAGGAGATGGAAGAGCCGGGGGCGATTAATCAACAGCAAACAATCTTTCGCTCCAGAAGCAAGACCATAAGCGATACGTCTG gaGAGGTGAAGCTCGAGATGGATTCGGGGACGAAATCCGAGGGAGAAGAAGACTCGCAAGCTTTTTTAGGTGAGAAGAAGGCGAATTTGGGCCGCACTCCGAATCATTTGACTTTGAGCACCACTTCAACCATTTCAGCAGGAAGTACGGGTAGTCAGGCAAGATTAATCCAGTCCTCTCATCAACCGGAAAACTATCAACCCATTACAGTGAAAGAGCTTG GTTCGCCAATCTGGAAACCGCGGGAATTATCCTCGTTTGGAGAAGCCACTACGCTACCACGTAAGGGTAAGTCGGCCAGCGAGTTTGGGGATATAAGCTCATCTCACAGCGCTTCCCGAAAGTCTCTGATAGAAATCAATAATTGTGCTCAACAATCTAACTATAATAACAACATTtaa